From Candidatus Methanoperedens sp., a single genomic window includes:
- a CDS encoding aspartate kinase, with amino-acid sequence MRLVMKFGGTSVGDGVRMRHVAELAKEYRNGGNEIVLVTSAFSGITDALLKNARDASETGKTSAVKEFIADLTKQHHKAVHEAIDKTVILEKVTAELDLRIEELEKALIGICYLGELTARSIDYISSYGERLAAPILCGSLNSLGVSSRSFTGGEAGIITTDEYGNAKPLEVTYSLVKERLEPLLNDCVPVVCGFIAENEAGIITTLGRGGSDFTASIIGAALKANEIWLWKEVDGIMTTDPVIVPEARPIPIISYIEAMELSYFGAKVLHPRAIEPAIRHGIPVRVKNTFHPELPGTLVVKDEKKSRDIVKAVTVIKKVALINISGAGMVGTIGVAARVFTTLANAGVNIVMISQGSSEANISIVVDEAHLDKAVKSIKAEFKNGIIKEVTHDRNISVVAVVGAGMANTPGVAGRVFGALGKAAVNVIMISQGSSQHNISFAVSAESAKKAIAVLHKEFDLEHQK; translated from the coding sequence ATGAGACTTGTGATGAAATTCGGAGGCACGTCGGTGGGGGACGGCGTCCGCATGAGGCATGTCGCAGAGCTTGCAAAGGAATATCGCAATGGAGGGAATGAAATTGTTCTTGTGACTTCCGCGTTCAGCGGCATCACAGATGCGCTCCTAAAAAATGCCAGGGATGCCTCAGAAACGGGAAAAACCTCTGCGGTAAAAGAATTCATCGCTGACCTCACAAAGCAGCACCACAAAGCAGTCCACGAAGCCATAGATAAGACCGTAATTTTAGAAAAAGTAACCGCAGAGCTTGACCTGCGCATAGAAGAACTTGAGAAAGCGCTCATCGGCATATGTTACCTCGGTGAACTCACAGCGAGATCAATCGATTATATTTCATCCTACGGCGAGCGATTGGCTGCACCCATACTCTGCGGTTCGCTGAACTCACTTGGAGTAAGCTCCCGCTCATTCACGGGAGGCGAAGCAGGAATAATAACCACGGATGAATACGGCAATGCCAAACCCCTTGAAGTAACGTATTCCCTTGTGAAGGAAAGGCTCGAGCCCCTTTTAAATGATTGTGTCCCTGTAGTGTGCGGTTTCATTGCAGAGAACGAAGCTGGGATTATCACCACTCTCGGGAGAGGTGGTTCTGATTTCACAGCATCCATAATCGGAGCCGCACTGAAAGCCAACGAGATATGGCTCTGGAAAGAGGTGGACGGCATCATGACAACAGACCCTGTCATCGTGCCTGAAGCCAGACCGATACCGATAATCTCTTATATCGAAGCCATGGAACTTTCGTATTTCGGCGCCAAGGTGCTCCACCCCAGAGCCATTGAGCCTGCCATAAGGCACGGCATACCTGTGCGCGTCAAGAACACATTCCATCCCGAGCTTCCGGGAACGTTGGTGGTGAAGGATGAGAAAAAGAGCAGGGATATAGTGAAAGCTGTGACCGTGATAAAAAAAGTCGCACTTATCAACATCTCGGGTGCAGGGATGGTCGGTACAATAGGCGTGGCAGCGCGCGTGTTCACCACGCTTGCAAATGCAGGTGTTAATATCGTGATGATCTCGCAGGGCTCCTCGGAGGCGAATATTTCCATCGTGGTTGATGAGGCTCATCTTGATAAGGCAGTGAAATCGATAAAGGCTGAATTCAAGAACGGTATAATCAAGGAAGTAACGCATGACAGGAATATATCTGTGGTGGCTGTCGTGGGGGCTGGCATGGCAAATACCCCGGGTGTAGCTGGACGTGTTTTCGGGGCGCTCGGGAAAGCCGCTGTCAATGTAATAATGATCTCGCAAGGCTCATCGCAGCACAATATCTCCTTCGCAGTAAGCGCCGAAAGTGCAAAAAAGGCAATCGCGGTGCTGCATAAGGAGTTCGATCTGGAACACCAGAAATGA
- a CDS encoding cytochrome b N-terminal domain-containing protein: MSLIDKIYKWLDDRFKLEELLSPIVKHPAPTNVVSNPLYCLGGTAFMCFLILVLTGIFLAMYYKPTPDAAYKSVQTIMTTVPLGSLIRSTHHWAANTMIAAVMLHMIRIYFMGAYKKPRELNWVVGILLLLITTTFGFSGYLLPWDQLSFWATKIGTGIAGSMPVIGGYISLILMGGNDIGAETLTRFFAIHVLILPATIAIVLGLHFLMVRIQGISGRL, from the coding sequence ATGTCCCTGATTGATAAGATATACAAATGGCTTGATGACAGGTTCAAACTTGAAGAACTGCTGTCGCCGATAGTCAAACATCCCGCACCGACAAATGTGGTATCCAATCCGCTTTATTGCCTTGGCGGGACTGCTTTCATGTGCTTCTTGATTCTTGTTCTTACAGGAATATTCCTTGCGATGTACTACAAACCCACGCCAGATGCGGCATATAAGAGCGTCCAGACTATAATGACAACAGTTCCTTTGGGAAGCCTGATCCGAAGTACGCACCACTGGGCTGCAAACACCATGATCGCGGCGGTGATGCTTCACATGATTCGAATTTACTTCATGGGTGCCTATAAGAAGCCGCGCGAGTTGAACTGGGTCGTGGGCATACTCCTGCTTCTGATTACCACGACCTTCGGTTTCTCAGGGTATCTGCTCCCGTGGGACCAGCTTTCATTCTGGGCTACGAAGATAGGAACAGGTATAGCCGGCTCCATGCCAGTTATAGGTGGATACATCTCCTTAATCCTGATGGGGGGGAACGATATCGGTGCCGAGACCCTCACGCGGTTCTTTGCCATCCATGTATTGATTCTTCCTGCAACTATTGCAATTGTTCTGGGACTGCATTTCCTGATGGTCAGGATACAGGGTATTTCAGGGAGGCTTTAA
- a CDS encoding DUF128 domain-containing protein, with product MTTTTIESQVQRKLIEILRILYENNDPIGARLIADRMNERGYPIGERGVRYHLRILDERGLTERHGYDGRVITEPGINELNDALVGDRVGFIITRIEKLIYDTSFDLKTGEGKVIINTSIIDKNDFDKTMEVLRHVIYDGYSISPYIKSLEEGTFTSDIKIPEGKMGIATMCSITIDGILLKNGIPVNPKYGGLLEVKDRKPTHFDELIVYNGTTIDPMRIFMSKKMTRVLDAVDTGSGRLLANLREIPGSAIPEAEKVLESVMDARLVSIAEIGKPGKSVLNAPIDTGKVGVVVYAGTNAMAAVEESGINVTTYPISTIMDFKELKKV from the coding sequence ATGACAACAACGACTATTGAATCGCAGGTGCAGAGAAAACTCATAGAGATCCTCAGGATACTCTATGAGAACAACGACCCGATAGGGGCGCGGTTGATAGCCGACAGAATGAACGAACGCGGATACCCAATCGGAGAGCGGGGGGTGCGGTATCACCTTCGCATCCTGGATGAACGGGGTCTCACCGAACGCCATGGATATGACGGCAGGGTAATCACGGAGCCTGGAATTAACGAGCTTAACGATGCACTGGTAGGGGACAGGGTGGGCTTCATCATAACAAGGATAGAAAAGCTCATCTATGATACATCTTTCGACCTTAAAACCGGAGAGGGCAAGGTAATAATCAATACGTCAATAATAGACAAGAATGATTTTGATAAAACCATGGAAGTGCTCAGGCATGTGATTTATGACGGTTATTCCATCAGTCCGTATATTAAGTCGCTGGAGGAGGGCACTTTCACTTCGGACATTAAAATCCCGGAAGGTAAAATGGGAATAGCTACCATGTGCAGCATAACGATCGACGGGATTCTGCTGAAAAACGGGATTCCGGTCAATCCTAAATACGGGGGACTGCTGGAAGTGAAGGACAGGAAACCCACGCATTTTGATGAACTCATTGTCTATAACGGTACTACCATTGACCCGATGCGGATTTTTATGTCCAAGAAGATGACGAGGGTTCTGGATGCTGTGGATACGGGTTCGGGCAGGCTTCTTGCCAACCTGCGTGAGATTCCGGGGTCGGCTATTCCGGAGGCTGAAAAGGTGCTGGAATCCGTGATGGATGCAAGGTTGGTGAGCATAGCCGAGATCGGGAAACCCGGGAAGTCCGTGCTCAATGCGCCTATCGATACAGGAAAAGTGGGCGTTGTGGTGTATGCCGGAACGAATGCGATGGCGGCAGTGGAAGAGAGCGGGATCAATGTCACAACTTATCCGATTTCTACGATTATGGATTTCAAAGAATTGAAGAAGGTGTAA
- a CDS encoding radical SAM protein, giving the protein MNAQIKAELISIGAIDIDTSLLGRITIPTAGPGAGGKAFFFRSGKHRVRLVVDEGSPLRAVRDNGEIVILKGGKELVRGRIEEELIHCPEQAYITMSERCIYDCKFCPVPKLKGRVKSTEELLALVEEAHRLGKMKGISITSGVEVSPEKEVERAAELVRALGKYKVPIGVSVYPTKDSSRLLKEAGASEIKYNVETMDREIYDKYCKKPPLDFTLECLKDAVKIFGKNRVFTNFIVGLGETDETVEKYYEELAGMGVIPIIRAVGVHPLRFGELEAERPTKERLLKLAKMARRILDKYGLDASVAKTMCLPCTGCDLNPHVDL; this is encoded by the coding sequence ATGAATGCACAGATCAAAGCCGAACTGATTTCCATCGGTGCCATCGATATCGATACCTCCCTGCTTGGAAGGATAACAATTCCCACAGCAGGACCTGGCGCCGGCGGCAAGGCTTTTTTCTTCAGGTCTGGAAAACACAGGGTAAGGCTGGTGGTGGATGAAGGCTCTCCTCTGCGTGCTGTCAGGGATAACGGCGAGATTGTAATATTGAAAGGCGGGAAGGAGCTTGTGAGGGGAAGAATCGAGGAAGAGCTCATCCACTGTCCTGAGCAGGCATACATAACCATGAGCGAGCGCTGCATCTATGACTGCAAGTTCTGCCCTGTACCGAAACTTAAGGGCAGGGTAAAATCCACAGAAGAACTGCTGGCGCTTGTGGAAGAAGCGCACAGGCTCGGGAAGATGAAAGGAATCTCGATAACTTCAGGGGTAGAAGTGTCGCCTGAAAAAGAAGTGGAAAGGGCGGCAGAACTGGTCAGGGCTTTGGGGAAATATAAGGTTCCAATAGGCGTATCGGTGTATCCCACGAAAGACTCGTCACGCCTGTTGAAAGAGGCCGGGGCAAGTGAAATAAAATACAATGTGGAGACCATGGACAGGGAGATTTACGATAAATACTGCAAGAAGCCGCCGCTTGATTTCACGCTTGAGTGCCTGAAGGACGCAGTAAAGATATTCGGGAAAAACCGTGTATTCACGAACTTCATCGTGGGATTGGGAGAGACGGATGAAACCGTGGAAAAATACTACGAAGAACTGGCTGGAATGGGCGTTATCCCGATAATAAGAGCCGTGGGTGTTCATCCTCTGCGCTTCGGGGAACTTGAAGCTGAGCGTCCCACGAAGGAGAGGCTGCTTAAGCTTGCGAAGATGGCGCGAAGAATTCTTGACAAATACGGGCTTGACGCAAGTGTGGCAAAGACCATGTGCTTGCCTTGTACTGGGTGTGATTTGAATCCGCATGTCGATCTTTGA
- a CDS encoding putative toxin-antitoxin system toxin component, PIN family, with amino-acid sequence MRLVIDTNIIISSLISNSIRRYILMNSNIEFIAPEFTFTEILKHADIIKKKSKLASKDLQYVMDMLFSRIAIYPKDEYADCYVQAKQIMKDIDPDDAPFLALAMKTKVDGIWSEDKGFQQQNHVKIYTTKELLEII; translated from the coding sequence ATGAGACTGGTGATAGACACCAATATTATAATATCCTCTCTTATATCCAACTCCATACGGCGCTATATTCTGATGAATTCAAATATTGAGTTCATAGCACCGGAATTCACTTTTACTGAGATTTTAAAGCATGCCGATATAATCAAAAAGAAGTCAAAACTCGCATCTAAGGACCTGCAATATGTGATGGATATGCTATTTTCACGAATTGCCATCTATCCAAAAGATGAATATGCCGATTGCTATGTTCAGGCTAAACAAATCATGAAGGATATTGATCCTGATGATGCCCCTTTTTTGGCGCTTGCTATGAAAACCAAAGTTGATGGGATATGGAGCGAGGATAAAGGATTCCAACAGCAAAACCACGTTAAGATATATACTACCAAGGAACTTTTGGAGATTATTTAA
- a CDS encoding DUF763 domain-containing protein: MKKAYELQPSSYEELVSLGGMGPKKIRALALISDLVYGSAPSWRDPVKYSFTHGGKDGFPYPVDREVYDNSIQVLRESLDSASLTGKRNTMR, translated from the coding sequence ATGAAAAAAGCATATGAACTTCAGCCTTCAAGCTACGAGGAGCTGGTTTCGCTTGGCGGCATGGGACCGAAAAAGATTCGGGCGCTTGCGCTCATATCCGACCTTGTGTACGGGAGCGCACCGAGCTGGCGCGATCCTGTGAAGTACAGTTTCACACATGGTGGAAAGGATGGTTTTCCGTATCCTGTGGACAGGGAAGTCTATGATAATTCCATTCAGGTATTGCGGGAATCGCTGGACAGCGCCAGCTTGACAGGAAAGAGAAATACAATGCGATAA
- a CDS encoding M67 family metallopeptidase, producing MIAELKIFRRDIELIQAELESNKPYEACGVLVGTINGSTALVEKALPVTNAKRTRTSFELDPKRFYDAWNEAEKSGTEIVGVYHTHPVSSAVPSLWDRETMQNDTLVWLIAGADGMRAYVWENGIKTVKFSEI from the coding sequence ATGATAGCTGAACTCAAAATCTTCCGCCGCGATATTGAGCTTATACAGGCTGAACTCGAATCCAACAAGCCCTACGAAGCCTGCGGTGTGCTCGTGGGTACCATCAACGGCAGCACTGCGCTTGTGGAGAAAGCGCTGCCTGTTACCAATGCAAAGCGCACAAGGACGAGCTTCGAGCTTGACCCGAAGCGGTTCTACGATGCATGGAACGAAGCTGAAAAAAGCGGCACGGAGATTGTCGGGGTTTATCACACGCATCCCGTTTCGTCAGCCGTCCCTTCGCTGTGGGACAGGGAAACTATGCAAAATGATACTTTAGTGTGGCTTATCGCAGGCGCCGATGGGATGAGGGCGTATGTGTGGGAGAACGGGATAAAAACAGTAAAATTTTCTGAAATCTGA
- a CDS encoding flavodoxin family protein, protein MNDKKIVLAISGSLRKPSFTEKMLDLCIEGMGENVEVRKFYPHKMKIGPCTSCWSCWGKKNPGVCAQKDDFQEILEIYKQADYFLLAAPLYLFSFPATVKNVLDRFFVILEPAQVESPRGGTEHPKRFDSHPKTVLISSCGFPEIENFDFLKQYFHKICSEFGWSWSGEILIPASGVAHAPKLFDKKYELIKKAGAELVGGCISKETMDGIAAPVMSAEDYRTMANASFSGGIMGKIKTVSIALKAMHEAGKKS, encoded by the coding sequence ATGAATGATAAAAAAATAGTTCTGGCGATATCCGGTTCTTTAAGAAAACCTTCTTTTACTGAAAAAATGCTGGATCTATGTATAGAAGGGATGGGGGAAAATGTTGAAGTGAGAAAGTTTTACCCTCACAAAATGAAAATCGGGCCATGCACAAGCTGCTGGTCTTGTTGGGGGAAGAAAAATCCTGGAGTGTGCGCCCAGAAAGATGATTTCCAGGAAATCCTTGAAATTTATAAACAGGCAGATTATTTTCTCCTGGCAGCGCCTCTTTATTTATTCAGTTTCCCGGCTACAGTGAAAAATGTCCTGGACAGGTTTTTTGTTATTCTGGAACCTGCTCAGGTGGAATCTCCAAGAGGAGGCACGGAACATCCCAAACGATTTGACAGCCATCCGAAAACCGTACTGATATCTTCCTGCGGATTTCCCGAGATCGAAAATTTCGATTTTCTCAAGCAATATTTTCACAAAATTTGTTCTGAATTCGGTTGGAGCTGGTCCGGAGAAATACTCATCCCGGCTTCAGGAGTTGCACATGCGCCAAAATTATTTGACAAAAAATATGAACTTATTAAAAAGGCGGGAGCTGAATTAGTGGGAGGTTGCATAAGCAAAGAAACGATGGATGGAATCGCTGCGCCGGTTATGTCAGCAGAAGATTACAGGACGATGGCTAACGCGAGTTTTTCAGGCGGAATAATGGGTAAAATTAAAACAGTATCGATTGCCCTGAAAGCTATGCATGAAGCAGGAAAGAAAAGCTAG
- a CDS encoding Rieske (2Fe-2S) protein, giving the protein MNDKITITLTRRRLTEILIGLVALFLTSGVVAAILKYLWPKTAPVSEASEVRIAAVDDVPTGSAKNFVFNGKAALLLHMPAGWRAFGAVCTHLGCIALWKSDENDILCPCHLGRYDPNTGAVISGPPPSPLPAIDIAVREGAVYALNWKDPNYVKSISFYAGAA; this is encoded by the coding sequence ATGAATGATAAAATTACTATTACACTCACAAGAAGAAGGCTGACTGAAATTTTAATTGGTCTGGTTGCATTATTTTTAACGTCGGGTGTGGTTGCCGCGATATTGAAATATTTATGGCCGAAGACAGCCCCTGTTAGTGAAGCGAGCGAGGTAAGAATAGCTGCGGTAGATGATGTACCGACAGGAAGTGCAAAAAATTTTGTGTTTAATGGCAAAGCTGCCCTGCTTTTACACATGCCGGCAGGTTGGAGGGCATTCGGGGCTGTATGTACGCACCTTGGATGTATAGCTCTATGGAAGAGTGATGAGAATGATATCCTCTGCCCGTGCCATCTTGGCAGATACGACCCGAATACAGGTGCAGTGATTTCAGGACCACCCCCATCTCCTTTACCAGCCATTGATATTGCAGTAAGAGAGGGAGCAGTCTATGCGCTCAATTGGAAGGACCCTAATTACGTGAAATCCATTTCGTTCTATGCAGGAGCGGCGTGA
- a CDS encoding glutaredoxin family protein, with product MVNITLYSKKDCHLCDIAKETLLKLQKEFPFSLTEIDIEKDENAFEKYKYLIPVLEIDGEEIFTYRINEIELKRLLTLRS from the coding sequence ATGGTAAATATAACCCTTTACTCCAAAAAAGACTGCCATTTATGCGATATCGCAAAGGAGACACTTCTAAAGCTCCAGAAAGAATTTCCTTTTTCGCTGACTGAAATAGATATCGAAAAGGATGAAAATGCGTTTGAAAAATACAAATATCTGATACCCGTGCTCGAAATAGACGGCGAAGAAATATTCACCTACAGGATAAATGAAATAGAATTAAAACGTCTGCTCACACTCAGGTCTTAA
- a CDS encoding XTP/dITP diphosphatase produces the protein MRKIVFVTGNAHKVKEAGDILSPLGITVEQNNCGYPELQEDNLEAIAKFGAQWAAKNLNQEVMVDDSGLFIEALGGFPGPYSAYVFDTLGNERILKLMEGEKNRSAVFKCVIGYCRPGEEAIVFSGEVNGEIAKGIRGSAGFGYDPIFEVGGVTFGEMKEEEKNRLSHRYRALVEFARWLKEGA, from the coding sequence ATGAGAAAAATAGTCTTCGTGACAGGCAATGCCCATAAAGTAAAGGAAGCAGGCGATATTCTTTCGCCCCTCGGAATAACCGTGGAACAAAACAACTGCGGGTATCCTGAATTGCAGGAAGATAACCTTGAAGCCATAGCAAAATTCGGGGCGCAGTGGGCTGCAAAGAATTTGAATCAGGAGGTCATGGTGGATGATTCGGGGCTTTTCATAGAGGCACTTGGTGGGTTTCCAGGACCTTATTCTGCGTATGTTTTTGATACCCTCGGAAATGAGAGAATACTTAAACTCATGGAAGGAGAAAAAAACAGGAGCGCTGTTTTTAAATGCGTAATCGGATACTGCCGACCAGGGGAAGAGGCAATTGTTTTTTCAGGGGAAGTGAATGGGGAGATAGCAAAGGGTATCCGCGGAAGCGCGGGTTTTGGCTACGACCCGATATTCGAGGTAGGAGGTGTGACTTTTGGGGAGATGAAAGAAGAGGAGAAAAACAGGTTATCCCACAGGTATCGGGCGCTGGTGGAATTTGCGCGGTGGCTGAAAGAAGGGGCATAA
- a CDS encoding cytochrome c3 family protein, whose product MFSKKTIILGGLMLLFVLFIPGVSADNSCINCHKNLSAFNETEQQFNKIRLEHLARDVPCSLQCHVTVLNKLAINNYDQWTTSKHALFNVTCNFCHGGDPSSDIKEKAHTGILRSSDPNSTIFYRNVPETCGKCHTNELKQFMDSLHYQRLKADQQAPTCDTCHRPHVFQVLNISEFHNVCSNCHNPETKVAPPDVPDRAITALKNAEKLTYEINTANDYIAQAKLEGKSVSAAQKDLDTAVSIRNSLPVLWHRFDLSTFQNEITNGINSAQKAQQESGIPPQPTPSAPGFEIIFSLAGVIAVYLLSRR is encoded by the coding sequence ATGTTCTCTAAAAAAACGATTATATTAGGCGGTTTGATGTTATTATTTGTTCTTTTTATACCCGGTGTATCAGCAGACAATTCATGCATAAATTGTCATAAAAATCTTTCAGCTTTTAATGAAACAGAGCAGCAATTTAACAAAATAAGACTTGAACATTTAGCAAGGGATGTACCTTGTTCTCTTCAATGCCATGTCACTGTCCTTAATAAGCTCGCAATAAATAACTACGACCAGTGGACTACATCTAAACATGCGCTGTTCAATGTTACATGTAATTTCTGCCATGGCGGCGACCCAAGCTCGGATATAAAAGAGAAAGCGCATACTGGAATCCTGCGAAGTTCGGATCCCAACAGTACTATCTTTTACAGGAACGTCCCTGAAACCTGTGGAAAATGCCATACCAATGAACTAAAGCAGTTCATGGATTCCCTGCACTACCAGAGATTAAAGGCAGACCAGCAGGCTCCGACGTGTGATACCTGCCATCGGCCTCATGTATTCCAGGTTCTGAACATCAGCGAATTCCATAATGTATGCAGCAACTGCCATAATCCTGAAACGAAAGTCGCTCCGCCCGATGTGCCAGACAGGGCGATTACGGCGCTTAAAAATGCGGAAAAGTTGACATACGAGATAAACACAGCTAATGATTACATCGCACAGGCAAAACTGGAGGGTAAGAGCGTTTCGGCTGCGCAGAAGGATCTTGATACTGCCGTGTCAATCCGTAACAGCCTTCCAGTGCTGTGGCACAGGTTTGATCTGTCAACCTTCCAGAACGAAATAACCAACGGGATTAATTCTGCCCAGAAAGCACAACAGGAGTCTGGAATCCCTCCCCAACCCACGCCATCTGCGCCTGGATTTGAGATAATATTTTCACTGGCTGGAGTTATTGCCGTATACCTGTTGAGCAGAAGATAA
- a CDS encoding DUF763 domain-containing protein, with amino-acid sequence MRTGIVSLPLHGGKAPAWLFKRMVKLAGGITEALIYEYGQDEFLKRLSDPYWFQALSCVLGFDSHSSGTTTTTCGALKMALLPEVHGIAVAGGKGAASRKAPEEIEKSGEIFSFSSDKIERLKYSSRMSARVDNSCIQDGYQLYHHCFFLTEKGDWAVVQQGMGGDYARRYHWLSDSVKGFIEPHGICCDRKEATVLDMTANESESTRMISLDLVKDNPEHLRKYLKPSKQRMLADFETGFGLPSHHPVLDIDISERGMEVLKRAYELQPSNYEELVSLGGMGPKKIRALALISDLVYGSTPSWRDPVKYSFTHGGKDGFPYPVDREVYDNSIQVLQESLDSARFDRKEKYNAIKRLGEFVMVSNC; translated from the coding sequence ATGCGTACAGGCATCGTAAGCCTTCCTCTCCACGGCGGAAAAGCGCCAGCGTGGCTCTTTAAGAGAATGGTGAAGTTAGCCGGCGGTATTACCGAGGCGCTCATTTACGAATACGGTCAGGATGAATTTTTAAAGCGGCTGTCAGACCCTTACTGGTTCCAGGCGCTCTCCTGCGTGCTGGGCTTTGACTCGCATTCCTCCGGAACCACAACGACCACATGCGGGGCGCTGAAAATGGCGCTATTGCCAGAGGTACACGGCATTGCTGTCGCCGGAGGTAAGGGCGCAGCGTCGCGAAAAGCACCTGAGGAGATTGAGAAAAGCGGTGAAATTTTTTCATTTTCCTCTGATAAGATAGAGAGGTTGAAATACTCAAGCAGGATGTCTGCCAGGGTGGACAACTCCTGCATCCAGGATGGCTACCAGTTATACCATCACTGCTTTTTCCTCACCGAAAAGGGTGACTGGGCTGTGGTGCAGCAGGGTATGGGCGGCGACTATGCACGAAGATATCACTGGCTTTCCGATTCGGTGAAGGGCTTCATCGAGCCTCATGGGATATGCTGCGACAGGAAAGAAGCTACGGTTCTGGACATGACTGCAAACGAGAGCGAATCCACCCGCATGATAAGTCTTGACCTTGTAAAGGACAATCCCGAACATCTCAGGAAATACCTGAAACCTTCGAAACAGAGGATGCTGGCTGATTTTGAAACCGGGTTCGGGCTTCCTTCCCACCACCCTGTTCTGGATATCGATATCAGTGAGCGGGGGATGGAGGTGCTGAAAAGGGCATATGAACTGCAGCCTTCAAACTACGAGGAGTTGGTATCGCTTGGCGGCATGGGACCTAAAAAAATTCGGGCGCTTGCGCTCATATCCGATTTAGTATACGGAAGCACGCCGAGCTGGCGCGATCCTGTGAAGTACAGTTTCACGCATGGTGGAAAGGATGGTTTTCCGTACCCTGTGGACAGGGAAGTCTATGATAATTCCATTCAGGTATTGCAGGAATCGCTGGACAGCGCCAGATTTGACAGGAAAGAGAAATACAATGCGATAAAAAGATTGGGGGAGTTCGTTATGGTATCAAATTGTTAG
- a CDS encoding cytochrome c3 family protein yields MRFKNASIIAGIVLALVAISFLLTLIQPAIAQAPNFPNNTCADCHRRLLFASEPQRQFIEIRIKHLESGIPCSIECHADQLNKTTSSTYALWSISTHFLFGVTCDKCHGGNASAVSKQEAHVGISNASIARANTPEMCGKCHGSQLAEFKTSKHFEILESTGEMLPAPACITCHQAHSVHVLTASEIEDFCSNCHNNITGINPAVPKRAEAALFSVNDLQVEISKAQSEVVSANASGKDVTRAMEDLNTAKAILKNTASVWHRFNLTYFETEVQKGIDDAKNAEKITAESQATPLPTKAPGFEGILLISGLVMAYYLRIRRNSR; encoded by the coding sequence ATGAGATTCAAAAACGCTTCGATTATTGCTGGTATAGTTCTTGCGCTGGTAGCAATATCTTTCCTGCTGACATTGATTCAGCCTGCAATCGCACAGGCACCAAATTTTCCTAACAACACCTGTGCTGACTGCCACCGAAGATTGCTTTTTGCGTCAGAGCCGCAAAGACAATTCATAGAAATACGTATCAAGCATCTTGAAAGCGGCATTCCCTGTTCCATTGAGTGCCATGCGGATCAACTCAACAAGACCACATCCAGCACCTATGCGCTCTGGTCAATATCCACACACTTCCTTTTTGGTGTAACATGCGATAAATGTCATGGCGGGAACGCATCTGCGGTTTCAAAGCAAGAAGCACACGTCGGTATTTCAAATGCGAGCATTGCACGTGCCAATACTCCTGAAATGTGCGGAAAATGCCATGGCTCCCAGCTTGCTGAATTCAAGACCTCAAAGCATTTTGAGATATTAGAATCCACTGGTGAAATGTTGCCTGCTCCTGCATGTATAACGTGTCATCAGGCACACAGCGTTCACGTGCTGACGGCTTCTGAGATAGAAGATTTTTGCAGCAACTGCCATAATAATATAACAGGAATCAACCCTGCTGTTCCCAAAAGAGCGGAAGCGGCATTATTCTCTGTAAATGATTTACAGGTTGAAATTTCAAAAGCCCAAAGCGAAGTCGTATCTGCAAATGCATCAGGCAAGGACGTAACCAGAGCCATGGAGGATCTGAACACAGCAAAAGCTATTCTGAAAAATACTGCCTCGGTATGGCACAGATTTAATTTGACTTACTTTGAAACCGAAGTCCAGAAAGGCATTGATGATGCCAAGAATGCAGAAAAGATAACGGCTGAAAGCCAAGCAACCCCTCTTCCCACAAAAGCACCGGGTTTTGAAGGAATCCTGCTTATATCCGGGCTCGTAATGGCATATTACCTGCGCATCCGGAGGAATTCACGGTAA